A region of Salmo salar chromosome ssa17, Ssal_v3.1, whole genome shotgun sequence DNA encodes the following proteins:
- the nfip2 gene encoding NEDD4 family-interacting protein 2 isoform X1, whose translation MDQAASRYQVFENDEDDSCEPSTSAQQPCTSAQANASSQACPVPVALEGDAEAPPPPYASIALGATAAMPVESSCYPSDFPVPPPYSVATSLPTYDEAEKAKAAAMVLSAVEVIPGEDDFPPRDDFSDVDQLRVGNDGIFMLAFFMAFLFNWIGFCLSFCLTNTIAGRYGAICGFGLSLIKWILIVRFSDYFTGYFNGQYWLWWIFLVLGLLLFFRGFVSYLKVRNMSESMAASHRTRFFFLY comes from the exons ATGGACCAGGCAGCGAGCCGATACCAAGTG ttTGAGAATGATGAAGACGACTCCTGTGAGCCCTCCACCAGCGCCCAGCAGCCGTGTACCTCGGCCCAGGCCAACGCGTCCTCCCAGGCCTGCCCAGTCCCAGTAGCCCTGGAGGGGGACGCAGAGGCCCCACCTCCCCCGTATGCCAGCATCGCCCTGGGAGCCACCGCTGCCATGCCTG TAGAGAGCAGTTGTTACCCAAGTGATTTCCCCGTGCCGCCCCCCTACAGCGTGGCCACCTCTCTTCCCACCTACGATGAGGCAGAGAAAGCCAAAGCTGCAGCCATGGTACTCTCTGCTGTGGAGGTGATACCAGGG GAGGATGACTTCCCTCCAAGGGATGATTTCAGCGATGTCGACCAGCTGAGAGTGGGGAACGATGGCATTTTCATGCTGGCCTTTTTCA TGGCCTTCCTGTTCAATTGGATTGGGTTCTGCCTGTCATTCTGCCTGACCAACACCATCGCCGGCCGATACGGGGCCATCTGCGGCTTTGGCCTCTCTCTCATCAAGTGGATTCTCATCGTCAGA TTCTCTGACTACTTTACTGGATACTTCAATGGGCAGTACTGGCTCTGGTGGATTTTCCTGGTCCTCG GTCTCCTGCTTTTCTTCAGAGGGTTCGTGAGCTACCTGAAAGTGCGCAACATGTCTGAAAGCATGGCTGCCTCGCACAGAACACGCTTCTTCTTCCTGTACTGa
- the nfip2 gene encoding NEDD4 family-interacting protein 2 isoform X2, translating into MDQAASRYQVFENDEDDSCEPSTSAQQPCTSAQANASSQACPVPVALEGDAEAPPPPYASIALGATAAMPESSCYPSDFPVPPPYSVATSLPTYDEAEKAKAAAMVLSAVEVIPGEDDFPPRDDFSDVDQLRVGNDGIFMLAFFMAFLFNWIGFCLSFCLTNTIAGRYGAICGFGLSLIKWILIVRFSDYFTGYFNGQYWLWWIFLVLGLLLFFRGFVSYLKVRNMSESMAASHRTRFFFLY; encoded by the exons ATGGACCAGGCAGCGAGCCGATACCAAGTG ttTGAGAATGATGAAGACGACTCCTGTGAGCCCTCCACCAGCGCCCAGCAGCCGTGTACCTCGGCCCAGGCCAACGCGTCCTCCCAGGCCTGCCCAGTCCCAGTAGCCCTGGAGGGGGACGCAGAGGCCCCACCTCCCCCGTATGCCAGCATCGCCCTGGGAGCCACCGCTGCCATGCCTG AGAGCAGTTGTTACCCAAGTGATTTCCCCGTGCCGCCCCCCTACAGCGTGGCCACCTCTCTTCCCACCTACGATGAGGCAGAGAAAGCCAAAGCTGCAGCCATGGTACTCTCTGCTGTGGAGGTGATACCAGGG GAGGATGACTTCCCTCCAAGGGATGATTTCAGCGATGTCGACCAGCTGAGAGTGGGGAACGATGGCATTTTCATGCTGGCCTTTTTCA TGGCCTTCCTGTTCAATTGGATTGGGTTCTGCCTGTCATTCTGCCTGACCAACACCATCGCCGGCCGATACGGGGCCATCTGCGGCTTTGGCCTCTCTCTCATCAAGTGGATTCTCATCGTCAGA TTCTCTGACTACTTTACTGGATACTTCAATGGGCAGTACTGGCTCTGGTGGATTTTCCTGGTCCTCG GTCTCCTGCTTTTCTTCAGAGGGTTCGTGAGCTACCTGAAAGTGCGCAACATGTCTGAAAGCATGGCTGCCTCGCACAGAACACGCTTCTTCTTCCTGTACTGa
- the nfip2 gene encoding NEDD4 family-interacting protein 2 — MPIELYFCFLNISKREGNVDTQQCYCYVSSEDVDELFSCPLSFKQEDDFPPRDDFSDVDQLRVGNDGIFMLAFFMAFLFNWIGFCLSFCLTNTIAGRYGAICGFGLSLIKWILIVRFSDYFTGYFNGQYWLWWIFLVLGLLLFFRGFVSYLKVRNMSESMAASHRTRFFFLY; from the exons ATGCCCATTGAGCTTTATTTCTGCTTTCTCAACATCTCTAAAAGAGAAGGAAATGTCGACACACAACAGTGCTATTGCTACGTTTCTTCAGAAGATGTGGATGAGTTGTTTTCCTGTCCTCTTTCTTTTAAACAGGAGGATGACTTCCCTCCAAGGGATGATTTCAGCGATGTCGACCAGCTGAGAGTGGGGAACGATGGCATTTTCATGCTGGCCTTTTTCA TGGCCTTCCTGTTCAATTGGATTGGGTTCTGCCTGTCATTCTGCCTGACCAACACCATCGCCGGCCGATACGGGGCCATCTGCGGCTTTGGCCTCTCTCTCATCAAGTGGATTCTCATCGTCAGA TTCTCTGACTACTTTACTGGATACTTCAATGGGCAGTACTGGCTCTGGTGGATTTTCCTGGTCCTCG GTCTCCTGCTTTTCTTCAGAGGGTTCGTGAGCTACCTGAAAGTGCGCAACATGTCTGAAAGCATGGCTGCCTCGCACAGAACACGCTTCTTCTTCCTGTACTGa